A single region of the Mycobacterium lentiflavum genome encodes:
- a CDS encoding methyltransferase domain-containing protein, with the protein MLGHLYDRALGGERCWIRHDDGEVRVLPAHRWLGARCSGGLVDDLDEVFDEAVTQMCSGPTIELGCGPGRLVARLFERGIPALGIDRSATAIRLAGRGGAPALLGDVFEPLPGMGRWQTVLLVDGNVGLGGDPRRILARAAELLRRGGRCVAEFEADAIGIRARWVRLESACDVGPWFRWASVGVDSAAALAAQVGLTLTGVRLIGGRVIASLAAP; encoded by the coding sequence ATGCTGGGGCACCTCTACGATCGGGCGCTCGGCGGCGAGCGGTGTTGGATTCGCCATGACGACGGCGAGGTTCGGGTGCTGCCGGCACACCGCTGGCTGGGCGCCCGGTGCTCCGGAGGATTGGTCGATGACCTCGACGAGGTCTTCGACGAAGCCGTCACCCAGATGTGCAGCGGGCCGACGATTGAGCTCGGCTGCGGGCCAGGACGGTTGGTGGCGCGGCTGTTCGAGCGGGGCATACCCGCACTGGGCATCGACCGGTCTGCCACCGCGATCCGGCTGGCCGGGCGCGGCGGCGCGCCGGCCCTGTTGGGCGACGTGTTCGAGCCGCTGCCCGGCATGGGCCGGTGGCAGACGGTGCTGCTGGTCGACGGCAATGTCGGCCTGGGTGGGGACCCGCGGCGGATTCTGGCGCGCGCCGCCGAGCTGCTGCGCCGCGGTGGGCGCTGCGTGGCCGAATTCGAGGCCGACGCGATCGGCATCCGCGCGCGCTGGGTGCGCCTGGAGTCGGCCTGCGATGTCGGGCCGTGGTTTCGCTGGGCATCGGTCGGAGTGGACAGCGCCGCCGCGCTGGCGGCCCAAGTCGGACTGACGCTGACCGGCGTTCGGCTGATCGGCGGTCGGGTGATCGCCAGCCTGGCCGCCCCGTGA
- a CDS encoding alpha/beta hydrolase: MTARVPSMTPCLKWLLRARPADYALALSVASASLPVVGKHLEPLGGVTAMGVWGARHAPEAFAGLKKDWLTPGINDVRRRDRESTHEVSVAALRGIVSAADLELDWPVVDKKPPIWEALGQRRYLYRRAVHYGDHPAQVLDVWRRKDLPAQPAPVLIFVPGGAWVHGRAMMQGTALMSRLAEQGWVCLAIDYRVAPYHRWPRHITDVKTAIAWARANVDKFGGDRDFVAVAGCSAGGHLSALAGLTPDDPGFAHRLPEGADSSVDAVVGIYGRYDWEDRSTPERDRFVEFLERVVVKKSIARHPELYRDASPIARVHRNAPPFLVIHGSKDSVIPVEQARSFVERLRAASHSMVGYLELPGAGHGFDMIDGERAGVAAHATSLFLNQIYRTKVQIRSKEVI; encoded by the coding sequence ATGACGGCGAGGGTCCCGAGCATGACACCGTGTCTCAAATGGTTGCTGCGGGCCCGTCCCGCCGACTATGCGCTGGCACTGAGCGTTGCCAGCGCTTCGCTACCGGTCGTGGGTAAGCACCTGGAACCACTGGGTGGTGTCACCGCGATGGGTGTCTGGGGCGCGCGGCACGCACCGGAGGCTTTCGCTGGCCTGAAGAAGGACTGGCTGACGCCGGGAATCAACGACGTGCGCCGCCGGGACCGGGAAAGCACGCACGAGGTGTCCGTTGCGGCCTTGCGGGGCATCGTGTCGGCCGCGGACCTCGAACTCGACTGGCCGGTGGTCGACAAGAAGCCGCCGATCTGGGAAGCGTTGGGGCAGCGCCGTTACCTGTACCGCCGGGCGGTCCATTATGGCGACCACCCCGCCCAGGTGCTGGACGTGTGGCGGCGCAAGGATCTGCCGGCCCAACCGGCCCCGGTGCTGATCTTCGTCCCGGGCGGCGCCTGGGTGCACGGCCGGGCCATGATGCAGGGCACCGCCCTGATGTCGCGACTGGCCGAGCAGGGCTGGGTGTGCCTGGCGATCGACTACCGCGTCGCGCCGTATCACCGCTGGCCGCGGCACATCACCGACGTCAAGACCGCGATCGCATGGGCGCGCGCCAACGTCGACAAGTTCGGCGGCGACCGCGATTTCGTTGCCGTGGCGGGCTGTTCGGCGGGCGGGCACCTGTCCGCGCTGGCCGGTCTCACGCCCGACGACCCGGGCTTCGCGCACCGGCTGCCGGAGGGCGCGGACAGCTCGGTCGACGCCGTGGTCGGCATCTACGGCCGCTACGACTGGGAGGATCGCTCCACCCCCGAGCGTGACCGGTTCGTCGAATTCCTGGAGCGGGTGGTCGTCAAGAAGTCCATCGCCCGGCATCCCGAGCTGTACCGCGACGCGTCGCCGATCGCGCGGGTGCACCGGAATGCTCCGCCGTTCTTGGTGATTCACGGCAGCAAGGACAGCGTCATCCCCGTCGAGCAGGCGCGCAGCTTCGTCGAGCGGCTACGGGCTGCCTCGCATTCGATGGTCGGGTACCTCGAGTTGCCGGGGGCCGGACACGGTTTCGACATGATCGACGGCGAGCGCGCCGGTGTGGCGGCTCATGCCACTTCGCTGTTCCTCAACCAGATCTACCGCACCAAGGTGCAGATCAGGTCAAAAGAGGTCATCTAG
- a CDS encoding WS/DGAT/MGAT family O-acyltransferase, which yields MKRLSGWDSVLLYSETPNVHMHTIKVAVVEIDPERRDFDVNSFRQVIGARLNKLEPFTYQLVDIPWKFHHPMWREHCEVDLDYHIRPMRLPEPGGRRELDDAIGRIASTPLDRGRPLWEMYFIEGLANDRVAVVGKIHHALADGVASANLMARGMDLLPTPESGPQITDPAPSKSQLVRSAFFDHLRQARKLPATFRYTAQGINRVRRSSRKLSPELTMPFTPPPTFLNHRITPERRFATATLALADIKATAKLCGGTINDVVLAISTGALRTLLLRYDGTAEPLLASVPASFDFSPERISGNYFTGLMIALPADLDDPLARLQACHDNAVSAKEAFHLVGPELISRWSNYMPPLATESFFRWASSRDGQNKVLNLPISNVPGPREHGRVGGAKVTEIYSVGPLTAGSGLNITVWSYVDQLNISVLSDGATVKDPHEVTEAMVADFIELRRAAGLSEELTLVEEAMAPA from the coding sequence ATGAAACGGCTCAGCGGCTGGGACTCGGTACTGCTGTACAGCGAGACCCCGAACGTGCATATGCACACGATCAAGGTCGCCGTCGTCGAGATCGACCCGGAGCGCCGAGATTTCGACGTCAATTCGTTTCGCCAGGTCATTGGGGCCAGGCTGAACAAGCTCGAGCCCTTCACCTATCAGCTCGTCGACATCCCGTGGAAGTTCCACCATCCGATGTGGCGCGAGCATTGCGAGGTCGACCTCGACTACCACATCCGCCCGATGCGGTTGCCCGAGCCGGGCGGTCGCCGCGAGCTGGACGACGCGATCGGTCGCATTGCCAGCACCCCGCTGGACCGCGGCCGTCCGCTGTGGGAGATGTACTTCATCGAAGGCCTGGCCAACGACCGGGTCGCCGTGGTCGGCAAGATCCACCACGCGCTGGCCGACGGAGTCGCGTCGGCCAACCTGATGGCCCGGGGCATGGACCTACTGCCCACACCGGAAAGCGGCCCGCAGATCACCGACCCCGCACCGTCGAAGTCGCAATTGGTGCGTTCGGCGTTCTTCGACCACCTCCGTCAAGCCCGCAAGCTGCCCGCGACCTTCCGCTACACCGCGCAAGGGATCAATCGGGTCCGGCGCAGCTCGCGCAAGCTCTCGCCGGAGCTGACGATGCCCTTCACGCCGCCGCCCACCTTCCTCAACCACCGGATCACCCCGGAACGCCGGTTCGCGACGGCCACCCTGGCGCTCGCCGACATCAAGGCGACCGCCAAGTTGTGCGGCGGGACCATCAACGACGTGGTGCTGGCCATCTCCACCGGGGCGTTGCGCACCTTGCTGCTGCGTTACGACGGCACGGCCGAACCGCTGCTGGCTTCCGTCCCGGCGAGTTTCGACTTCTCACCCGAACGGATATCGGGCAACTACTTCACCGGGCTGATGATCGCGCTGCCGGCCGACCTGGATGACCCGCTGGCGCGGCTGCAGGCCTGCCACGACAACGCGGTTTCCGCCAAGGAGGCCTTCCACCTGGTCGGCCCCGAATTGATCAGCCGGTGGTCGAACTACATGCCGCCCCTGGCCACCGAATCGTTCTTTCGCTGGGCGTCCAGCCGCGACGGCCAGAACAAGGTGCTGAACCTGCCCATCTCGAACGTGCCCGGACCCCGCGAGCATGGCCGGGTCGGCGGCGCAAAGGTCACCGAGATCTACTCAGTCGGACCGTTGACCGCGGGCAGCGGACTCAACATCACCGTGTGGAGCTACGTCGACCAGCTCAACATCTCGGTGCTGTCCGACGGCGCCACCGTCAAGGACCCGCACGAGGTGACCGAGGCGATGGTCGCCGACTTCATCGAATTACGCAGGGCTGCAGGCCTTTCCGAAGAGCTGACGCTGGTCGAGGAGGCGATGGCCCCGGCCTGA
- a CDS encoding crotonase/enoyl-CoA hydratase family protein, producing MSTDEANEPEVLVEQRGRILIITINRPKAKNAVNSAVANGLAAAVDRLDEEPGLSVGILTGAGGSFCAGMDLKAFARGELPIVEGRGMGFTERPPVKPLIAAVEGYALAGGTELALATDLIVASKDSAFGIPEVKRGLVAGGGGLLRLPQRIPSAIAMELALTGENLSAERAAALGMVNVLAEPGTALDAAIDLAERIAANGPLAVAATKRIIVESRGWSPDTMFTEQNKLLAPVFSSNDAKEGAIAFAEKRAPQWTGT from the coding sequence GTGAGCACCGACGAAGCCAACGAGCCCGAGGTTCTGGTCGAACAGCGCGGCCGAATCCTGATCATCACGATTAACCGGCCCAAGGCCAAGAACGCGGTGAACTCCGCGGTGGCCAATGGCCTGGCGGCGGCCGTCGATCGGCTCGACGAGGAACCCGGCCTATCGGTGGGCATCCTTACCGGGGCCGGCGGCTCGTTCTGCGCGGGCATGGATCTCAAGGCGTTTGCCCGCGGCGAGCTGCCGATCGTCGAGGGCCGCGGCATGGGATTCACCGAGCGCCCGCCGGTCAAGCCGCTGATCGCGGCGGTAGAGGGCTACGCGCTAGCCGGCGGTACCGAGCTGGCACTGGCCACCGACCTGATCGTGGCGTCCAAGGACTCGGCCTTCGGTATCCCGGAGGTCAAGCGCGGCCTGGTCGCCGGTGGTGGCGGGTTACTGCGGCTGCCGCAGCGCATCCCGTCGGCCATCGCGATGGAGCTGGCATTGACCGGCGAGAACCTCTCCGCGGAGCGCGCCGCCGCGCTGGGCATGGTGAACGTGCTGGCCGAGCCGGGGACGGCGCTGGACGCCGCGATCGATCTGGCCGAACGGATCGCCGCCAACGGGCCGCTCGCGGTGGCCGCCACCAAGCGGATCATTGTCGAGTCCCGCGGCTGGAGCCCCGACACCATGTTCACTGAGCAGAACAAGCTGCTGGCTCCGGTCTTTTCGTCCAACGACGCGAAGGAGGGCGCGATTGCATTCGCCGAGAAGCGCGCTCCCCAGTGGACCGGCACCTGA